In one Scomber japonicus isolate fScoJap1 chromosome 6, fScoJap1.pri, whole genome shotgun sequence genomic region, the following are encoded:
- the LOC128360218 gene encoding porphobilinogen deaminase-like isoform X1, with the protein MSEEATSSDGNGKVSRVIRIGTRKSQLARIQTDSVAAKLKDLYPEINVEIIGMSTTGDKILDTALSKIGEKSLFTKELENALERNEVDLVVHSLKDLPTTLPPGFTIGAVLKRESPHDAVVLHPKHVGKTLDTLPENSVIGTSSLRRAAQLKKRFPHLDFKDIRGNLNTRLKKLDEKDDFAAIILAAAGLRRMGWDNRISHILGPEDCMYAVGQGALAVEVRARDTDILEMVSVFHDPDTVLRCIAERAFLRQLEGGCSVPVAVNTEVKDAQVRMLYLTGAVYSLDGSDSLKETMQTSIADVDKTLEEVDERVQRVGVTACKISGGAQDNAEKLGIDLANLLLSKGAKEILTVARQLNDAR; encoded by the exons ATGTCTGAGGAAGCTACTTCTTCG GATGGGAATGGCAAAGTCAGTCGGGTCATCCGGATTGGAACCCGCAAGAGCCAG CTGGCTCGCATTCAGACTGACAGCGTGGCGGCCAAGTTGAAAGACCTGTACCCCGAAATCAACGTGGAAATAA TCGGCATGTCAACAACAGGAGACAAAATCCTTGACACAGCTTTATCAAAG ATCGGAGAGAAGAGTTTGTTCACCAAAGAGTTGGAGAATGCTCTGGAGAGGAATGA GGTTGATCTGGTTGTCCATTCACTGAAAGACCTTCCCACCACTCTTCCTCCAGGATTCACCATCGGAGCTGTGCTGAA GAGAGAAAGCCCCCATGATGCAGTGGTCCTACATCCAAAACACGTAGGGAAGACTCTCGACACTCTGCCAGAAAACAG tGTGATCGGCACCAGCTCCCTGCGCCGCGCCGCTCAGCTGAAGAAGAGATTCCCCCACCTGGACTTCAAAGATATT CGTGGGAACTTGAACACACGGCTGAAGAAGCTGGATGAGAAGGACGACTTTGCCGCCATCATCCTGGCTGCTGCAGGCCTCAGGAGGATGGGCTGGGATAACCGCATCagccat ATTCTGGGCCCTGAAGACTGCATGTATGCTGTTGGACAG GGAGCTCTGGCAGTAGAGGTTCGGGCCAGAGATACAGACATCCTGGAGATGGTGTCTGTCTTTCATGATCCTGACACTGTGCTGCGCTGCATAGCTGAGAGAGCCTTCCTCAGACAACTG GAGGGTGGATGCAGCGTTCCAGTGGCTGTAAACACTGAAGTGAAAGATGCCCAGGTAAGAATG CTTTACCTGACGGGGGCGGTGTACAGCCTGGATGGATCCGACAGTCTGAAAGAAACCATGCAGACGAGCATCGCTGATGTTGACAAG acCCTCGAAGAGGTGGATGAGCGGGTCCAACGAGTGGGAGTCACTGCCTGCAAGATCAGCGGCGGAGCCCAGGACAATGCTGAGAAGCTGGGCATCGACCTGGCCAACTTACTGCTGAGTAAAGGAGCCAAGGAGATCCTGACGGT
- the LOC128360218 gene encoding porphobilinogen deaminase-like isoform X2 — protein MSEEATSSDGNGKVSRVIRIGTRKSQLARIQTDSVAAKLKDLYPEINVEIIGMSTTGDKILDTALSKIGEKSLFTKELENALERNEVDLVVHSLKDLPTTLPPGFTIGAVLKRESPHDAVVLHPKHVGKTLDTLPENSVIGTSSLRRAAQLKKRFPHLDFKDIRGNLNTRLKKLDEKDDFAAIILAAAGLRRMGWDNRISHILGPEDCMYAVGQGALAVEVRARDTDILEMVSVFHDPDTVLRCIAERAFLRQLEGGCSVPVAVNTEVKDAQLYLTGAVYSLDGSDSLKETMQTSIADVDKTLEEVDERVQRVGVTACKISGGAQDNAEKLGIDLANLLLSKGAKEILTVARQLNDAR, from the exons ATGTCTGAGGAAGCTACTTCTTCG GATGGGAATGGCAAAGTCAGTCGGGTCATCCGGATTGGAACCCGCAAGAGCCAG CTGGCTCGCATTCAGACTGACAGCGTGGCGGCCAAGTTGAAAGACCTGTACCCCGAAATCAACGTGGAAATAA TCGGCATGTCAACAACAGGAGACAAAATCCTTGACACAGCTTTATCAAAG ATCGGAGAGAAGAGTTTGTTCACCAAAGAGTTGGAGAATGCTCTGGAGAGGAATGA GGTTGATCTGGTTGTCCATTCACTGAAAGACCTTCCCACCACTCTTCCTCCAGGATTCACCATCGGAGCTGTGCTGAA GAGAGAAAGCCCCCATGATGCAGTGGTCCTACATCCAAAACACGTAGGGAAGACTCTCGACACTCTGCCAGAAAACAG tGTGATCGGCACCAGCTCCCTGCGCCGCGCCGCTCAGCTGAAGAAGAGATTCCCCCACCTGGACTTCAAAGATATT CGTGGGAACTTGAACACACGGCTGAAGAAGCTGGATGAGAAGGACGACTTTGCCGCCATCATCCTGGCTGCTGCAGGCCTCAGGAGGATGGGCTGGGATAACCGCATCagccat ATTCTGGGCCCTGAAGACTGCATGTATGCTGTTGGACAG GGAGCTCTGGCAGTAGAGGTTCGGGCCAGAGATACAGACATCCTGGAGATGGTGTCTGTCTTTCATGATCCTGACACTGTGCTGCGCTGCATAGCTGAGAGAGCCTTCCTCAGACAACTG GAGGGTGGATGCAGCGTTCCAGTGGCTGTAAACACTGAAGTGAAAGATGCCCAG CTTTACCTGACGGGGGCGGTGTACAGCCTGGATGGATCCGACAGTCTGAAAGAAACCATGCAGACGAGCATCGCTGATGTTGACAAG acCCTCGAAGAGGTGGATGAGCGGGTCCAACGAGTGGGAGTCACTGCCTGCAAGATCAGCGGCGGAGCCCAGGACAATGCTGAGAAGCTGGGCATCGACCTGGCCAACTTACTGCTGAGTAAAGGAGCCAAGGAGATCCTGACGGT